One Methanobacterium alcaliphilum genomic window carries:
- a CDS encoding 50S ribosomal protein L6 has protein sequence MVLAAVIREEIEIPEGVEVTLNDEVNVNGPQGQLSRKFTYPITIKKEDEKVVLESQFPKKRDKAMLGTIRSHISNMITGVTDGFTYTMKIVYAHFPMTVKVTGNKVTIENFLGERHPRTANIVGTAKVQVKGDEVIVTGINKEDVGQTMANLEQATKIKGRDPRVFQDGIYLINKD, from the coding sequence ATGGTTCTAGCAGCTGTAATTCGGGAAGAAATTGAAATCCCGGAAGGTGTGGAAGTTACCTTAAATGATGAGGTTAATGTAAATGGGCCTCAAGGTCAACTTTCAAGAAAATTTACCTACCCCATCACCATAAAAAAAGAAGATGAGAAAGTAGTATTGGAAAGTCAGTTTCCTAAAAAGAGAGATAAAGCAATGCTGGGAACAATCAGATCCCATATCTCAAATATGATTACTGGGGTAACTGATGGATTCACATATACTATGAAAATAGTTTACGCTCACTTTCCTATGACTGTAAAAGTAACTGGGAATAAAGTTACTATTGAAAATTTCCTTGGAGAAAGACATCCCCGTACTGCTAATATAGTCGGGACTGCTAAAGTTCAAGTTAAAGGTGATGAAGTCATAGTGACCGGGATTAACAAGGAAGACGTGGGACAAACCATGGCTAACTTAGAACAGGCCACTAAAATTAAGGGAAGAGATCCTAGGGTATTCCAAGATGGTATATACCTCATTAATAAAGATTAA
- a CDS encoding 50S ribosomal protein L32e, whose product MKKKFKRQEYARYKKLGEKWRKARGKTSKRRRYEKGKPAMPTIGYGTPRLTRGLHPSGYQDILVNNVKELENLDPSKQAGRVSSTVGKRKKEIMLEKAKELGIKILNK is encoded by the coding sequence ATGAAGAAAAAATTCAAACGTCAGGAATATGCCAGGTATAAGAAGCTCGGTGAAAAGTGGAGAAAAGCCAGAGGAAAAACTAGTAAAAGAAGGAGATACGAAAAGGGCAAACCTGCCATGCCAACTATTGGTTATGGTACTCCAAGATTAACTAGAGGCCTTCACCCTTCCGGCTACCAGGATATTCTAGTAAACAATGTTAAGGAATTAGAGAACTTAGATCCTAGCAAACAAGCAGGAAGAGTAAGTTCTACTGTAGGAAAAAGAAAAAAGGAAATAATGTTAGAAAAAGCTAAAGAACTGGGTATTAAAATCTTAAATAAATAA
- a CDS encoding 30S ribosomal protein S4e has translation MAKMGSRKHLKRFKSPKHWPIHPKEDKWTVKPSAGPHAIEDSLPLMIVIRDILKVADNSREAKRIINNGEILVDGRVRKDYKFPVGFMDVIQIPTNGSVYRVLPDEKGRLILHPIKEENVEFKLCKIEDKTTVKGGKTQLNLHDGRNCLSEEQHKAGDVVKLKVPEQEVMESIIFEEGNIGLVTGGKHIGEIGKIKEINITKSSRPNTVIIETESKKTFLTLKDYVFVIGKEEPVISLPGGK, from the coding sequence ATGGCAAAGATGGGATCAAGAAAACATCTTAAACGTTTCAAGTCACCTAAACATTGGCCCATTCATCCTAAGGAAGATAAATGGACCGTTAAACCGTCTGCAGGCCCTCATGCCATTGAAGACTCACTACCTCTCATGATTGTTATCAGAGATATTCTAAAAGTTGCTGATAACTCAAGGGAAGCAAAGAGAATCATTAACAATGGTGAGATATTAGTAGATGGACGTGTAAGAAAAGATTACAAATTCCCCGTAGGATTTATGGATGTAATACAGATTCCTACCAATGGAAGCGTCTACAGGGTTTTGCCTGATGAAAAAGGAAGACTTATACTACATCCAATCAAAGAAGAAAATGTAGAATTTAAGTTATGTAAAATTGAAGATAAAACTACTGTTAAAGGTGGAAAAACTCAATTAAACTTACATGACGGAAGGAACTGTCTCAGCGAAGAACAACATAAAGCTGGAGATGTAGTGAAACTTAAAGTACCTGAACAAGAAGTTATGGAATCCATAATTTTTGAAGAAGGTAATATTGGTCTGGTCACCGGTGGTAAGCACATTGGTGAAATTGGAAAGATTAAAGAAATTAATATAACTAAATCTTCAAGACCTAACACAGTTATTATTGAAACTGAAAGCAAAAAGACATTCCTAACTTTGAAAGATTATGTTTTTGTTATTGGAAAAGAAGAACCAGTTATTTCACTCCCTGGAGGTAAGTAA
- a CDS encoding 30S ribosomal protein S14, with protein sequence MPRKYGKASRKCSRCGDHSALVRRYGLMLCRQCFRELAPKIGFKKYN encoded by the coding sequence GTGCCAAGAAAATATGGAAAGGCATCCAGAAAATGTTCAAGATGCGGGGATCACTCTGCTCTGGTTAGAAGATATGGGCTTATGTTATGCAGACAGTGCTTCAGAGAACTTGCCCCAAAAATTGGATTTAAAAAGTATAATTAG
- a CDS encoding 30S ribosomal protein S8 gives MTLMDPLANALTNMRNNEMQGNGNCNISPASKLIGRVLRTMQKEGYIGEFEYIDDGKAGKFIVELEGNINQCGVIKPRHAVKKDEFEKFEKRYLPAKNFGIMIVTTPQGIITHKEAKEKGIGGRLLAYIY, from the coding sequence ATGACTCTTATGGATCCTCTTGCAAATGCCCTAACTAATATGCGGAACAATGAAATGCAGGGAAATGGGAATTGTAATATCTCCCCAGCATCTAAATTAATAGGGCGTGTCTTAAGGACTATGCAAAAAGAAGGCTACATTGGTGAATTTGAATACATTGATGACGGCAAAGCTGGAAAGTTCATTGTTGAACTGGAAGGAAATATAAACCAATGTGGGGTTATCAAACCCAGACATGCCGTTAAAAAAGATGAATTCGAAAAATTCGAAAAAAGATATTTACCAGCTAAAAATTTCGGAATAATGATTGTTACCACCCCTCAGGGTATAATAACCCACAAAGAAGCAAAAGAAAAGGGTATTGGTGGCAGATTGCTGGCATATATATATTAA
- a CDS encoding 50S ribosomal protein L5 produces the protein MNPMEEITIAKATVSIGVGEGGERLVRAENLLNSLTDQKSVRTYSKVTNPEFGIRKNQPIACKVTLRGEKSEKAIKMVLSGIGNKLKARQFDAQGNVSFGIEEHIDIPGMRYEPEIGIFGMNLSITFEKPGYRIKRRKIQRKKIPAKHQVNKEETMKFMQDKFQVKIK, from the coding sequence ATGAACCCTATGGAGGAAATAACCATTGCTAAAGCCACTGTCAGTATTGGTGTTGGTGAAGGTGGTGAAAGATTAGTCCGTGCTGAGAATTTATTAAACTCACTCACTGATCAAAAATCTGTTCGAACTTATTCTAAAGTAACTAATCCTGAATTTGGTATACGAAAAAACCAACCAATAGCATGTAAAGTAACCTTACGTGGTGAAAAATCTGAAAAAGCTATAAAAATGGTTTTAAGTGGAATAGGTAATAAATTAAAAGCAAGACAGTTTGATGCTCAAGGTAATGTTTCATTTGGAATTGAAGAACATATTGATATTCCAGGAATGAGATATGAACCGGAAATAGGAATATTTGGGATGAACCTGTCTATAACTTTTGAAAAACCCGGATACCGAATTAAAAGAAGAAAAATTCAAAGGAAAAAAATCCCGGCTAAACACCAGGTCAATAAAGAAGAGACCATGAAGTTTATGCAGGATAAATTCCAGGTTAAAATAAAGTAA
- the rpsE gene encoding 30S ribosomal protein S5, producing MNFNKEDWEPKTNLGRMVKDGVITDIDEIFEKGLPIMELEIVDKLLPGLEEEVMDVNLVQRMHKSGRKVNFRVIVAVGNKDGYVGLGQGKAREVGPAIRKAVDDAKYNIIKVRRGCGDWGCVCGKEHTVPFKVSGKTGSVRVTIMPAPGGVGLAIGDVGKTIMKLAGIDDVWSQTSGQTQTTVNFANATFDALKQLSKVKAQKKDLKNLGVCTS from the coding sequence ATGAACTTTAACAAAGAGGACTGGGAACCTAAAACTAATTTAGGGCGCATGGTAAAAGACGGCGTCATAACGGATATTGATGAAATATTCGAAAAGGGTTTACCTATAATGGAACTAGAAATTGTAGATAAATTACTCCCTGGTTTAGAAGAAGAAGTAATGGATGTTAACCTGGTCCAAAGAATGCACAAATCTGGAAGAAAAGTAAATTTTAGAGTAATTGTTGCTGTTGGAAATAAAGACGGTTATGTGGGTTTAGGTCAAGGTAAAGCACGTGAAGTAGGCCCTGCTATCAGAAAAGCAGTTGATGATGCTAAATACAATATTATAAAAGTTAGAAGGGGCTGTGGAGATTGGGGTTGTGTTTGTGGAAAAGAACACACCGTACCATTCAAAGTGTCTGGAAAAACTGGTAGTGTCAGGGTAACTATTATGCCTGCTCCTGGAGGAGTAGGATTAGCTATTGGTGATGTTGGAAAAACTATCATGAAATTAGCAGGTATTGATGATGTATGGTCCCAAACTAGTGGCCAAACACAAACTACTGTAAACTTTGCCAATGCAACCTTTGATGCCTTGAAACAGTTAAGTAAGGTAAAAGCCCAGAAAAAAGATCTTAAAAATCTGGGTGTTTGTACCAGTTAA
- a CDS encoding 50S ribosomal protein L18, with translation MAHGSRYKVAFRRRREGKTDYHARLRLVDLDKSRLVVRISNNHVIAQIINVAENGDETLVSAHSKELEKLGWLAGTKNTSAAYLTAYLCAKKALNRGIDGAVLDIGLKSSTTGSKVFAALKGAVDAGLNVPHGESILPDESRITGEHIAEYAKSLDDAELKNKFSKYLEKGLSPVDLPDHFEEIKNKINEAEV, from the coding sequence TTGGCACACGGATCAAGATATAAAGTAGCATTTAGAAGAAGAAGAGAAGGAAAAACTGATTATCATGCCAGATTAAGATTAGTTGATCTGGATAAATCACGTCTGGTTGTTAGAATTTCTAACAATCATGTCATTGCTCAAATAATCAACGTGGCAGAAAATGGTGATGAGACACTAGTTTCAGCTCATTCTAAAGAATTAGAAAAATTAGGATGGTTAGCTGGAACCAAAAATACGTCTGCAGCATATTTAACCGCATACTTATGTGCTAAAAAAGCATTAAACAGAGGTATTGATGGCGCTGTTTTAGATATAGGTCTCAAATCATCTACAACTGGTTCTAAAGTATTTGCAGCATTAAAAGGAGCAGTTGATGCTGGTTTGAATGTTCCTCATGGAGAATCAATTCTTCCTGATGAAAGCAGGATTACTGGTGAACATATAGCAGAATATGCTAAGTCCTTAGATGATGCTGAACTTAAGAATAAGTTCTCAAAATATTTAGAAAAAGGTCTTTCACCAGTTGATTTACCAGACCACTTTGAAGAAATAAAGAACAAGATAAATGAGGCTGAGGTATAA
- a CDS encoding 50S ribosomal protein L14, whose amino-acid sequence MKAITSNVAKALPIGARLQCVDNTGAREVEIISVKGYKGVRRRLDVAGVGDMIIVSVKKGAVDMRKEVMTAVVVRQKKEFRRADGLRVKFEDNAAVIISPEGVLKGSEIRGPVAKEAADRWPGVGSAASIIV is encoded by the coding sequence ATGAAGGCTATTACATCTAATGTTGCCAAAGCACTACCTATAGGTGCCCGACTTCAATGCGTTGACAATACTGGTGCTAGAGAAGTGGAAATTATCTCTGTAAAAGGATACAAAGGTGTTCGCCGTAGACTTGATGTAGCCGGTGTCGGTGATATGATTATTGTTTCTGTGAAAAAAGGAGCTGTTGACATGAGAAAAGAAGTCATGACTGCAGTTGTTGTAAGACAGAAAAAAGAATTCCGACGTGCTGATGGACTACGAGTTAAATTTGAAGATAATGCAGCTGTAATTATCAGTCCAGAAGGTGTGCTTAAAGGATCTGAAATTAGAGGTCCTGTAGCTAAAGAAGCTGCTGACAGATGGCCTGGTGTAGGAAGCGCAGCTAGTATAATTGTATAA
- the rplX gene encoding 50S ribosomal protein L24 — MSTQPRKQRKYIYTAPLHARHKLMGVTLSKDLREEFGRRSLPVRKGDTVQVMRGDFKNHEGKIEKVDLKNYRVLVEGATTQKTDGNAVFFPIHPSNLMIVDMDLKDEKRNKIIERKG; from the coding sequence ATGTCAACACAACCTAGAAAACAAAGGAAATACATTTACACTGCACCTTTACACGCACGCCACAAACTTATGGGTGTGACCTTAAGTAAAGATCTTCGAGAAGAATTTGGTAGAAGATCCCTTCCTGTAAGGAAAGGAGACACTGTTCAAGTTATGCGTGGTGATTTTAAGAACCACGAAGGAAAAATTGAAAAAGTGGATCTTAAAAACTACCGGGTACTGGTCGAGGGTGCTACTACTCAAAAAACAGATGGAAATGCAGTTTTTTTCCCGATTCACCCATCAAATTTGATGATTGTGGATATGGACTTGAAAGATGAAAAAAGAAATAAAATTATAGAGCGGAAGGGATAA
- a CDS encoding 50S ribosomal protein L19e, producing MNLTTQKRLAADILKVGVNRVWIDPEQVEEVSRAITRESVKQLIDAKVIKAKPQKGISSYRSKKIAQQKSKGRRKGRGSIKGAQGARSPKKEAWMTTIRALRKDLKQMRDDREINTTSYRKLYRMAKGGAFRSKSYMKTYARDHDLLRK from the coding sequence ATGAATCTTACTACTCAGAAAAGATTGGCTGCAGATATACTTAAAGTAGGGGTAAACCGTGTATGGATTGACCCTGAACAAGTAGAAGAAGTTTCACGGGCTATAACCAGGGAAAGTGTGAAGCAGCTAATAGATGCCAAGGTTATCAAGGCTAAACCTCAAAAAGGGATAAGCAGTTATAGATCTAAAAAAATAGCCCAACAAAAAAGTAAGGGAAGAAGAAAAGGTAGAGGTAGTATTAAAGGCGCCCAAGGCGCTCGAAGTCCTAAGAAGGAAGCTTGGATGACTACCATAAGGGCCTTAAGGAAGGACCTTAAACAAATGAGAGACGATCGGGAGATCAACACTACTTCATATCGTAAACTCTACAGGATGGCAAAGGGCGGTGCCTTCAGAAGTAAATCTTACATGAAAACCTATGCCCGGGACCACGACTTGCTCAGGAAGTAG